From a region of the Saccharomyces paradoxus chromosome IV, complete sequence genome:
- the GLE1 gene encoding nucleoporin GLE1 (Cytoplasmic nucleoporin required for polyadenylated mRNA export~similar to YDL207W) → MRFVFDEVFNSDIDSAEFEETCSTTSSASSQCPTPESSPVMKLPLFTSAGAKKLVKESVVMLDPALENALRDLNLQSKLIPINEPIVAASSIMVPHSTNIPVRKPPHSSPAGSSKSLNARAPLLEAIEDSFQRKMKNLVLANQKEVQSIRENKRRVEEQRKRKEEEERRRKEAEEKAKREQELLRQRKDEEERKRKEAEAKLAQQKQEEQRKKIEEQNEKEKQLKKDQEAKLLQQKDKLGKAVTNFDKISKTFWHYKDKIAQIKQDIVLPIKKADVNVRNLLSRHKRKINPKFGQLTNSNQQLFKIQNELTQLINDTKGDSLAYQWILNFIAKAVVHQAETEVRVKPESALPLGKLTLYLLVQFPELQELFMARLVKKCPFVIGFTCEIDTEKGRQNMGWKRNNENKWEDNTSYDERMGGILSLFAIITRLPLPQEFITATSHPFPIALSWHILARICNTPLDLITNTHFVILGSWWDAAAVQFLQAYGNQASKLLILIGEELTSRMAEKKYVGAARLRILLEAWQNNSMESFPEMSP, encoded by the coding sequence ATGAGATTTGTGTTTGATGAGGTTTTCAATTCAGATATTGATTCTGCAGAATTCGAGGAAACATGTTCTACAACATCTTCTGCGTCATCGCAATGCCCTACACCTGAGTCGAGCCCAGTAATGAAGTTGCCTTTATTCACGAGCGCTGGAGCCAAGAAATTGGTAAAAGAGTCAGTGGTGATGTTAGATCCTGCTCTAGAAAATGCCTTGCGCGATTTGAATCTTCAATCCAAACTAATTCCCATAAATGAGCCCATTGTAGCCGCGTCATCAATAATGGTACCGCATTCAACCAATATACCAGTACGGAAACCACCTCATTCGTCGCCAGCAGGTAGTAGTAAGAGCTTAAATGCGAGGGCACCCTTGCTCGAGGCGATAGAAGACTCTTTCCaaaggaagatgaaaaatttagtGCTTGCAAATCAGAAAGAAGTTCAATCTATcagagaaaataaacgTCGTGTTGAAGAGCAACGTAAACGaaaagaggaggaagagcGCAGGCGTaaagaagctgaagaaaaagccaaACGGGAGCAAGAATTATTGCGCCAAAGgaaggatgaagaagaacgCAAACGCAAAGAAGCTGAAGCAAAGCTAGCACAGCAGAAACAAGAGgaacaaaggaaaaaaatagaggAACAGaacgaaaaagaaaaacaattgaaaaaagacCAAGAAGCCAAATTGTTGCAGCAGAAGGATAAATTGGGTAAAGCAGTTACAAACTTTGATAAAATCTCCAAAACATTTTGGCATTATAAGGATAAAATTGCTCAAATAAAGCAAGATATAGTTCTACCTATAAAGAAAGCTGATGTGAATGTAAGGAATTTGCTTTCACGTcataaaaggaaaattaaCCCAAAGTTCGGGCAATTAACTAATAGCAACCAGCAACTCTTCAAAATCCAGAACGAATTAACACAATTGATAAATGACACGAAAGGCGACTCTTTAGCGTACCAGTGGATTTTAAACTTTATCGCGAAAGCCGTAGTACACCAAGCAGAAACGGAAGTCAGAGTAAAACCGGAGTCTGCACTTCCCCTGGGGAAATTAACTTTGTATTTACTAGTTCAATTCCCAGAGTTACAGGAGTTGTTTATGGCAAGACTTGTTAAGAAATGTCCCTTTGTAATAGGATTTACGTGTGAGATTGATACAGAAAAAGGCCGTCAAAACATGGgatggaaaagaaacaacGAGAATAAGTGGGAAGATAACACATCTTATGATGAGAGGATGGGTGGGATCTTATCATTATTCGCCATAATAACAAGACTACCGTTGCCCCAAGAATTCATCACCGCCACGAGTCACCCTTTCCCTATCGCATTATCGTGGCATATCTTGGCTAGAATATGTAATACGCCACTAGACTTAATAACAAATACCCATTTCGTAATACTCGGTTCATGGTGGGATGCCGCGGCTGTACAATTTCTTCAGGCCTATGGGAATCAAGCCTCTAAGCTGCTAATCTTGATTGGTGAGGAACTGACGTCCAGAATggctgaaaagaaatatgtaGGTGCCGCAAGATTAAGAATCTTATTAGAAGCTTGGCAAAATAATAGTATGGAGTCCTTTCCGGAAATGTCCCCTTAG
- the CWC2 gene encoding active spliceosome conformation promoter CWC2 (Member of the NineTeen Complex (NTC)~similar to YDL209C): MKSWKDKSAKVQVKESELPSSIPAQTGLTFNIWYSKWSQGFAGNTRFVSPFILQPQLHSGKTRGDNDGQLFFCLFFAKGMCCLGPKCQYLHHIPDEDDIGKLALRTEVLDCFGREKFADYREDMGGVGSFRKKNKTLYVGGIDGALNSKRLKPTQIEGRIRFVFSRLGDIDRIRYVEDKNCGFVKFKYQANAEFAKEAMSNQTLLLPSDKEWDDRKEGTGLLVKWANEDPDPAAQKRLQEEQKLESLNMMVRLINNNTNNSAGTAVSKRTDKILDKKILPEDGIDNIKKRLLPIDNGLKRDDFIEKLKKVKKNISVENHPPKASVSKLGGPLLDYVSSDED; the protein is encoded by the coding sequence ATGAAGTCTTGGAAGGATAAATCCGCGAAAGTGCAAGTTAAGGAGTCAGAACTGCCCTCCTCTATACCAGCACAGACCGGCCTGACATTCAACATATGGTACAGTAAATGGTCTCAAGGGTTTGCGGGGAATACACGGTTCGTTAGTCCCTTTATTTTGCAGCCGCAACTTCATTCTGGGAAGACTAGGGGTGACAATGATGGTCAGTTGTTCTTTTGTCTATTTTTTGCCAAGGGTATGTGTTGCCTTGGCCCGAAGTGTCAGTATTTGCATCACATACcggatgaagatgatataGGTAAACTGGCCCTGAGAACAGAAGTATTGGACTGTTTTGGTAGAGAAAAGTTTGCTGATTATAGAGAGGATATGGGCGGGGTCGGTTCAtttaggaaaaaaaacaagacACTATATGTCGGTGGTATCGATGGAGCATTGAATAGCAAGCGCTTGAAGCCGACTCAGATAGAAGGTAGGATTCGTTTTGTATTTTCTCGATTGGGTGACATTGATAGAATACGGTACGTTGAGGACAAAAACTGTGGATTTGTGAAATTTAAATATCAAGCTAATGCGGAATTTGCTAAAGAAGCCATGAGCAATCAAACGTTGTTGCTACCCAGTGATAAGGAATGGGATGATAGGAAAGAAGGTACAGGACTACTGGTGAAATGGGCAAATGAAGATCCTGACCCAGCTGCACAGAAGAGGCTgcaagaagaacaaaagtTGGAGTCCCTAAACATGATGGTACGTCtaatcaataataataccaaTAATAGTGCTGGCACTGCGGTTAGTAAAAGGACTGATAAAATATTAGACAAGAAAATACTTCCAGAAGATGGTATTGAtaatatcaagaaaaggCTACTGCCGATAGATAATGGATTGAAGAGGGATGATTTtatagaaaaattgaagaaagtaaaaaaaaatataagtGTAGAAAATCATCCTCCAAAGGCATCTGTCAGTAAGCTTGGTGGTCCTCTGTTAGATTACGTTTCCTCAGATGAGGACTAG
- the ACK1 gene encoding Ack1p (Protein that functions in the cell wall integrity pathway~similar to YDL203C): protein MVNQGQPQPNLYDKHINMFPPVRVRESSHKLGNVNSDRHASPAQNVVPAPYPVDDSIVELTPAIPFTSPSSSSSLSLPLSALNFTDSNADGGQLGTPVTINSNNGMDIFNYKPAGEIGDANNSINSTGNRYELPFNFSSTKGSLGSPAAHDASISGGGRISEPVRDNSAPPPYEESESRILQEKVYRTEEKVPIRSLDNTSVASQTTNQSTTSSIAKTKDNDFSSGKDKLSSYSPEALAFYQVYKKTIADSLKFTPEIQMQWCETLLEYAFKEDFISQYNINAEKLKRSLRPEEMLKNQKVILEHSFKVLAKLITLKWPPAMYLMGTLYSHQPYLPIKNKNIVIKNDEKALEYYCKAAKLNNSDACYRAGICFEYQRGTSSLDPSPTREQCIKKAFQYYQKGAEVCSNSACMYKLGMSHLYGLNMQKTDVLLAIKWFDEAAQKGDSPQTLYELGKIYEFSVLPSEIQNLLFANGVRKDSHLAIKYYQQCAKDFGYPLAQWKLGNCYEFGDLGLPVVAKKSICWYSKAAAAQPRGNPMAMLSLSGWYLTGAASVLKPNNIEALNWALKSSKCSDGKLARTEFALGFYYEKGIGCEVDLNMAKQYYQRAARMGFRKAIDALRNLTN from the coding sequence ATGGTTAACCAGGGCCAACCGCAACCGAACCTCTATGACAAGCACATTAATATGTTTCCACCAGTAAGGGTGCGGGAGTCCTCGCATAAACTAGGAAATGTAAATTCTGATAGGCATGCTTCGCCCGCCCAAAATGTAGTGCCTGCACCTTATCCGGTGGATGACTCTATAGTTGAGCTCACGCCAGCCATTCCATTTACGTCTCCTTCCTCCTCATCTTCACTATCACTTCCTTTGAGCGCGCTAAATTTCACAGACAGCAATGCTGACGGTGGTCAATTAGGCACACCAGTAACTATAAATAGTAATAATGGCATGgatattttcaattacAAGCCAGCAGGTGAAATAGGAGATGCTAATAACAGTATTAACAGTACTGGTAATAGGTATGAACTTCCTTTCAATTTTAGTTCCACAAAAGGCAGTTTGGGTTCACCAGCTGCACACGACGCATCAATAAGCGGTGGAGGCCGAATATCAGAGCCTGTAAGGGATAATTCAGCGCCGCCACCCTATGAGGAGTCTGAATCTAGGATattgcaagaaaaagtttataGAACAGAGGAAAAAGTTCCCATACGATCTCTGGATAATACATCCGTTGCATCACAAACAACCAACCAATCAACCACTAGCAGCATCGCGAAGACAAAGGATAATGACTTTTCAAGTGGTAAAGATAAACTGTCTTCCTATTCACCGGAGGCATTAGCTTTTTACCAAGTTTACAAGAAGACTATTGCAGACTCTTTAAAATTTACTCCTGAGATACAAATGCAATGGTGTGAAACGCTACTCGAATACGCCTTTAAGGAAGACTTCATATCGCAATATAACATAAATGCAGAAAAACTCAAAAGAAGTTTAAGACCTGAGGAAATGCTCAAAAACCAGAAAGTCATTTTGGAACATTCATTCAAAGTGCTCGCAAAATTAATTACTTTAAAATGGCCCCCTGCCATGTATTTGATGGGGACTTTGTATTCGCATCAACCATATTTGCCtatcaagaataaaaatatcGTCATTAAAAATGACGAAAAGGCGCTGGAATATTATTGTAAAGCCGCAAAGTTGAACAATTCAGATGCGTGCTACCGTGCAGGTATATGCTTTGAATATCAAAGAGGcacttcttctttggatcCATCACCCACCAGGGAACAATGCATAAAGAAGGCTTTTCAATACTACCAAAAAGGTGCAGAAGTTTGTTCAAATTCTGCATGCATGTACAAACTAGGAATGAGCCATTTATACGGTCTAAACATGCAAAAAACTGATGTATTACTAGCTATTAAATGGTTTGATGAAGCTGCCCAAAAGGGTGACTCTCCGCAAACATTATATGAGTTAGGCAAAATTTATGAGTTCAGTGTTTTGCCATCGGAAATTCAAAACCTATTATTTGCGAACGGCGTACGAAAAGATTCTCATTTGGCTATAAAATATTACCAGCAATGTGCCAAAGACTTTGGGTACCCTTTAGCACAATGGAAATTAGGCAACTGCTATGAATTTGGCGACTTAGGATTGCCTGTAGTGGCCAAAAAATCCATATGTTGGTATTCCAAAGCAGCTGCTGCTCAGCCGAGAGGAAATCCGATGGCAATGCTCTCCTTAAGTGGATGGTATTTAACGGGTGCAGCAAGTGTTTTGAAACCAAATAATATAGAGGCGTTGAACTGGGCCTTGAAGAGCAGCAAGTGTTCAGACGGTAAACTAGCCCGCACTGAGTTTGCCTTAGGTTTTTACTACGAAAAGGGTATTGGTTGTGAAGTCGATTTGAATATGGCCAAACAATATTATCAGAGAGCCGCAAGAATGGGGTTTAGGAAGGCGATTGACGCTCTTCGAAATTTGACGAATTAA
- the HEM3 gene encoding hydroxymethylbilane synthase (Porphobilinogen deaminase~similar to YDL205C), which translates to MGPETLHIGGRKSKLAVIQSNHVLKLIEEKYPDYDCKVFTLQTLGDQIQFKPLYSFGGKALWTKELEDHLYHDDPSKKLDLIVHSLKDMPTLLPEGFELGGITKRVDPTDCLVMPFYSAYKSLDDLPNGGIVGTSSVRRSAQLKRKYPHLKFESVRGNIQTRLQKLDDPKSPYQCIILASAGLMRMGLENRITQRFHSDTMYHAVGQGALGIEIRKGDAKMMKILDEICDLNATVCCLSERALMRTLEGGCSVPIGVESKYNEETKKLLLKAIVVDVEGTEAVEDEIEMLIENVKEDSMACGKILAERMIADGAKKILDEINLERIK; encoded by the coding sequence ATGGGCCCCGAAACTCTGCATATTGGTGGGAGAAAATCGAAATTGGCGGTAATACAATCCAACCATGTTTTAAAACTGATCGAAGAAAAGTATCCGGACTACGACTGCAAAGTTTTCACTTTACAAACCCTTGGTGACCAGATCCAATTTAAGCCTTTGTACTCGTTTGGTGGTAAAGCTTTATGGACGAAGGAGTTGGAAGACCACCTTTATCACGACGATCCTTCAAAGAAGCTTGACTTGATTGTTCATTCTCTGAAGGACATGCCTACCCTATTACCGGAAGGTTTTGAGCTGGGAGGTATCACCAAACGTGTCGACCCAACTGATTGTCTTGTCATGCCCTTTTACTCTGCTTATAAGTCCCTAGATGACCTTCCAAACGGGGGTATCGTGGGAACCTCTTCCGTGAGAAGATCTGCTcaactgaaaagaaaatatccacatttgaaatttgaaagtGTCAGAGGAAATATACAAACGAGATTACAAAAATTAGACGACCCAAAATCTCCATACCAATGTATCATCTTGGCGTCTGCCGGGTTGATGCGTATGGGGCTGGAAAATAGAATTACGCAGCGGTTCCATTCAGATACAATGTACCATGCAGTTGGACAAGGCGCCCTGGGTATAGAAATTAGAAAGGGCGATGccaagatgatgaagattcTTGACGAAATTTGCGATTTAAATGCAACCGTATGCTGCCTCTCGGAGCGTGCTCTGATGAGAACTTTGGAAGGGGGTTGTTCCGTCCCCATTGGCGTGGAATCTAAATACAATGAGGAGACAAAGAAACTTCTATTGAAAGCCATTGTAGTTGATGTGGAAGGTACCGAAGCCGTAGAAGACGAAATTGAAATGCTGATAGAAAATGTTAAGGAAGATTCCATGGCATGCGGTAAGATTCTAGCTGAAAGGATGATTGCCGATggtgcaaaaaaaatcctgGATGAAATCAATTTAGAAAgaattaaatga
- the YCX1 gene encoding Ycx1p (similar to YDL206W) yields the protein MRKPLRWLITIAFYVLNVILIGYSLSSHGSKSEFYLHSVVLIECFSLLGLVTSDCLTPSLSYISSNIFHISDRVSGMTLLALGNALPDITSTYQSMKSGVTSLAIGELFGGIFFLLTVVIGLMGCVATIQFQHGKSIETYTEESFDQNLSYDRSHYILDVGIFTFMLLVSGIFLADGRLYFWECIIMVLTYCCCAAYLIQSYKYPCDIDDALEREVVIKKTTLANSHVTVPNHFTLTTTGDITSTDNETRYIRSLGDTQIDEDSAVITEPTHFPTNSVDNISRFNQGVPERRDLIRRRIRGYLRSHYHGWVRMTLQDLLNIWEKQNLFNNAVKSLSLPSDDTHLFTEASLDEEGRPLIRKRINSLQPKDFYKYLSPQNEENSNALDTAISAPQNERQNYCNEPTSLFLTVPQKESSKKSLSCDRIPNLVRGNIIFNDEVSRTQDSTNAMNSISDVVDNSLLQYEGDNVILDGTLSLCSTKSRTAWQSFQLYNYLTDMSLEIAFFEFLSLLVTTPVSIILYLSIPSEARQKEHDLPLSYLQIIQLIASPIILNQLIIDDFSYWLLILSLVIAILLYFKTKTIPNKFNSDINFTVAFLLSLACLSKAVHIIVVTLTHWIKVFNISETILGLTIFTWGNSIGDLVSNITFVRIGVLEIAIGACFGSPLLYFLFGVGFDGIMIMLGDKTGKIVDGRDNSILMRHIDFKVDKNLINTGVGILTAFLIFTVLIPLNGWKIDKKISIALLTLYILVTCISVFLEVRQV from the coding sequence ATGCGTAAACCTTTAAGATGGCTAATAACAATAGCCTTCTACGTTTTGAACGTTATATTGATAGGCTATTCCCTTTCTAGTCATGGTTCAAAATCTGAGTTTTATCTGCATTCTGTTGTGCTTATTGAATGCTTTTCGTTATTAGGACTGGTTACCTCTGACTGTTTAACACCATCTCTGTCATATATTTCCAGTAATATATTCCATATCTCCGATAGAGTATCCGGCATGACTTTATTGGCATTAGGGAACGCGCTCCCTGATATTACTAGTACTTACCAGTCGATGAAATCCGGAGTAACTTCATTAGCCATTGGTGAGCTATTTGGtggtatattttttctgttaACTGTTGTAATTGGACTAATGGGCTGCGTAGCTACTATTCAATTTCAACATGGCAAGTCTATTGAAACTTATACAGAAGAAAGTTTTGACCAAAATTTGTCGTATGATAGAAGTCATTACATATTGGATGTCGGAATATTCACTTTTATGCTCCTAGTTTCCGGCATTTTTCTAGCAGATGGAAGACTGTACTTTTGGGAGTGTATCATTATGGTTTTAACCTATTGCTGTTGTGCTGCATATTTGATACAAAGCTATAAATATCCCTGTGATATTGATGACGCCTTAGAAAGAGAAGTtgtgataaaaaaaactacaCTTGCAAATAGTCATGTGACTGTTCCGAATCACTTCACATTAACAACCACAGGTGATATCACATCTACAGACAATGAAACAAGATACATAAGATCCTTGGGGGATACACAGATTGATGAGGACAGCGCCGTTATTACCGAACCAACTCATTTTCCAACCAATTCTGTGGATAACATTTCGAGGTTTAATCAAGGTGTACCAGAAAGAAGGGATTTAATAAGACGTAGAATACGAGGATATTTACGATCACACTATCATGGATGGGTAAGAATGACTTTGCAAGACCTTTTAAATATATGGGAGAAGCAAAATCTTTTTAACAATGCAGTAAAATCGTTGTCTTTACCTTCCGATGATACTCATTTATTTACTGAAGCCTCtttagatgaagaaggGAGGCCGTtaataaggaaaaggatAAACTCATTACAGCCTAAAGATTTTTACAAGTATTTGTCTCCGCAAAATGAGGAAAACTCTAATGCACTGGATACTGCGATTTCAGCTCCCCAAAATGAGCGCCAAAACTACTGTAATGAACCCACGAGTTTGTTTTTGACTGTGCCACAGAAAGAAAGCTCCAAGAAATCATTAAGTTGTGATCGCATCCCAAACTTGGTCCGAGGTAATATTATATTCAATGATGAGGTCTCACGTACACAGGATTCCACCAATGCTATGAACAGCATATCCGATGTTGTCGACAACTCCCTTTTACAATATGAGGGGGATAACGTAATTCTCGATGGTACATTATCTCTTTGTTCCACGAAGAGTAGAACCGCTTGGCAAAGTTTCCAGCTTTACAACTACTTGACAGATATGTCCTTGGAAATTGCTTTCTTTGAGTTCTTGTCATTATTAGTTACCACACCGGTATCAATAATTCTCTACCTTTCAATACCATCGGAAGCAagacaaaaagaacatGACTTACCCCTTTCGTACCTGCaaattattcaattgaTTGCTTCACCAATAATTCTCAACCAACTGATCATAGATGATTTTTCATATTGGTTGCTCATATTATCGCTTGTGATAGCCATCttattatatttcaaaactaAGACCATACCGAACAAGTTCAACTCGGATATAAACTTTACTGTAGCATTTTTATTGTCTTTGGCCTGTCTTTCGAAAGCTGTCCACATAATTGTAGTCACATTAACACATTGGATAAAAGTGTTTAATATATCGGAAACAATACTAGGTTTAACCATTTTTACATGGGGTAATTCGATTGGAGATTTGGTGTCAAATATTACATTTGTTAGGATAGGCGTTTTAGAAATTGCGATAGGGGCTTGTTTTGGCAGTCCACTTTTATACTTCTTATTTGGCGTTGGATTTGATGGGATTATGATAATGCTGGGCGACAAAACCGGGAAAATAGTGGATGGTAGAGATAATAGTATTTTAATGCGGCATATTGACTTTAAAGTGGATAAAAATTTAATCAACACTGGAGTCGGAATTCTGACCGCGTTTTTGATATTTACAGTTTTAATACCATTGAACGGCTGGAAGATTGACAAGAAGATTAGTATTGCACTTCTTACGTTGTATATACTTGTCACATGTATTAGTGTTTTTCTGGAGGTTCGCCAAGTGTGA
- the NHP2 gene encoding snoRNA-binding protein NHP2 (Protein related to mammalian high mobility group (HMG) proteins~similar to YDL208W), translating into MVDGSLGNKETETSAVNMGKDSKEHKESKESKTVDNYEARMPAVLPFAKPLASKKLNKKVLKTVKKASKAKNVKRGVKEVVKALRKGEKGLVVIAGDISPADVISHIPVLCEDHSVPYIFIPSKQDLGAAGATKRPTSVVFIVPGSNKKKDGKNKEEEYKESFNEVVKEVQAL; encoded by the coding sequence ATGGTTGATGGATCATTGGGTAACAAAGAAACGGAAACAAGTGCAGTAAACATGGGTAAAGACAGCAAAGAACATAAGGAAAGCAAAGAAAGCAAGACAGTAGACAACTATGAAGCCAGAATGCCTGCCGTGTTGCCGTTCGCTAAGCCATTAGCCTCTAAGAAATTAAACAAGAAGGTCTTGAAGACCGTCAAGAAGGCCTCCAAGGCCAAGAATGTCAAGAGAGGTGTCAAGGAAGTTGTCAAGGCGTTAAGAAAGGGTGAAAAAGGGTTGGTGGTCATTGCCGGTGACATTTCTCCAGCTGATGTTATTTCCCATATCCCAGTTTTGTGTGAGGACCATTCTGTTCCATACATCTTCATACCTTCCAAGCAAGACTTGGGCGCTGCTGGCGCTACAAAGAGGCCTACTTCTGTCGTTTTTATCGTCCCAGGTAgcaataagaaaaaagatgggaaaaacaaagaagaagaatacaaGGAATCTTTCAACGAAGTCGTCAAAGAAGTTCAAGCTTTATGA
- the MRPL11 gene encoding mitochondrial 54S ribosomal protein uL10m (Mitochondrial ribosomal protein of the large subunit~similar to YDL202W), whose protein sequence is MLRLRFMPGWIPRNGFFVLKETISAAHKRSYALASEQPSRKTVKPLDSRKTFLIDTYKHLMEKSSMVLFVHYNNLSKTEDHHFRFKIKQTGGKLTKVRNNLFEVYLRNSHLPDPCGFVRRKEQNWKHPLLPLLKGPTATITFEDTNPQQIARLLKTLQTAQDKLLVIGAKVENEVLDVEKINTFKTLPTKPEMQSQLVSVLQMLSGLGLVRTLEKGSNALYLTLKSHHDNQKPKEDVETSADAESKGSK, encoded by the coding sequence ATGTTGCGTTTGAGATTTATGCCTGGATGGATCCCCAGAAATGggttttttgttttgaaagAGACAATTAGTGCGGCACATAAGAGATCTTATGCTCTGGCTTCTGAACAACCCTCAAGAAAGACAGTAAAACCGCTGGACTCAAGGAAGACGTTTCTCATCGATACATACAAACATTTAATGGAAAAGAGTTCCATGGTTCTCTTCGTCCATTACAATAATCTTTCTAAGACAGAAGATCACCATTTCAGATTCAAGATTAAACAGACAGGAGGGAAACTCACGAAGGTAAGAAACAACTTGTTCGAAGTCTACTTGAGAAATTCACATCTACCCGATCCATGTGGCTTTGTGAGGCGCAAAGAACAAAACTGGAAACACCCCCTCTTGCCACTATTGAAGGGTCCCACGGCCACCATTACGTTCGAAGACACTAACCCCCAGCAAATTGCCAGGCTGTTGAAAACCTTGCAGACAGCACAAGACAAGTTGTTGGTGATTGGTGCCAAAGTGGAAAACGAAGTTCTGGACGTGGAAAAGATAAACACTTTTAAGACTCTCCCCACAAAGCCGGAAATGCAATCCCAGTTAGTTAGCGTTTTGCAAATGCTCAGTGGGTTGGGGTTGGTTCGTACATTGGAAAAAGGTTCGAATGCGCTTTATTTGACACTAAAATCTCACCATGACAACCAAAAACCCAAGGAGGATGTGGAGACAAGTGCGGACGCAGAATCAAAGGGATCAAAGTAA
- the RTN2 gene encoding Rtn2p (Reticulon protein~similar to YDL204W), which translates to MNKNTTTNKNTNLNSSRNASSPDEGGHRDKTGLIYWTNPSKSGASFVATLVSLLIFRNVNVISVLLKIGYMVLFTSFAVELSTKVLFDKGVVSRFGMQESPDIVGVLKPHIDRGLDRMPALEDRIRKLVFAHRTRNNFTIGVSLYFLHGLFAIFSMNTVLIMTTIFLYTVPLIYDRKQVRIDRAIDRVKDLVIHRFHKNYNKVVEKTEPYIDKIIPPQTDENSYSTSISSKNNSSTSQRNKGGFTSSEFDKKDNTASSKSGKDNHSTSQYNRADYPTSQNENIGTLKSGKQQLPTEKDFNNRHENFSKPDVKTYDPRTVDIEEELAAHQRELEQNLKEGDYNLVGSKEIPDPITVPAPTKRTAIPTENQSIPISKNNETLHKTTHGLKQKLQHA; encoded by the coding sequence ATGAATAAGAATACGACTACCAATAAGAATACGAATTTGAATAGCAGTAGAAACGCTAGCTCTCCCGATGAGGGAGGTCACCGAGACAAGACGGGATTGATATATTGGACCAATCCTAGCAAGTCAGGAGCGAGCTTTGTTGCGACCCTAGTGAGTTTATTGATCTTCAGAAATGTCAATGTTATTTCTGTTTTGCTTAAGATCGGATACATGGTCTTGTTCACGAGCTTTGCGGTGGAACTTTCTACAAAGGTGTTATTTGACAAAGGAGTAGTGTCCAGGTTTGGAATGCAAGAGTCTCCAGACATTGTTGGGGTCTTGAAGCCTCATATCGACCGCGGATTGGATCGCATGCCTGCGTTAGAAGACAGAATCAGAAAGCTAGTGTTTGCACACAGGACAAGGAACAATTTTACCATTGGTGTTTCCCTATACTTCTTGCACGGCCtatttgccattttttccatgaaTACTGTTTTGATAATGACCACTATCTTTTTGTACACTGTACCTTTGATATACGACAGAAAGCAGGTTAGAATTGACCGTGCTATCGACAGAGTTAAGGACTTAGTTATTCACAGGTTCCACAAGAATTACAACAAAGTGGTTGAAAAGACTGAGCCATACATTGATAAGATTATCCCACCTCAAACTGACGAAAACAGCTACTCAACTTCTATTAGCAGCAAAAACAATTCTTCTACTTCTCAACGTAACAAAGGCGGCTTTACCTCTTCTGAGTTTGACAAAAAGGACAACACTGCATCTTCCAAAAGTGGTAAGGACAACCATTCTACTTCTCAATATAACCGAGCTGACTATCCAACTTCTCAGAATGAGAACATTGGCACGTTGAAATCTGGCAAACAGCAATTACCAACAGAAAAGGATTTCAACAACAGGCACGAAAACTTTAGTAAGCCAGATGTCAAAACATATGATCCAAGAACAgttgatattgaagaagaattagcAGCTCATCAGCGTGAACTAGAACAAAACCTAAAAGAGGGTGACTACAACCTAGTAGGAAGCAAAGAAATTCCAGACCCAATCACTGTTCCGGCTCCAACTAAACGCACTGCAATTCCCACCGAAAACCAATCAATTCCTATTAGCAAGAATAACGAAACCTTACACAAAACCACGCACGGCCTGAAGCAAAAATTGCAACATGCATAA